In Janthinobacterium sp. J1-1, a single genomic region encodes these proteins:
- a CDS encoding RNA polymerase sigma factor: MATDKELSDFLEHVERRAFKQAAYAVRKEESALDIVQDAMIKLAEKYGDKPAAELPMLFQRILQTTILDYFRREKVRNTWVSLFSGMKPSGDEHEDFDILDTYQSEQGSNAAESSADQVERAQILDLIDEEVQKLPARQREAFLMRYWQDMDVAETALAMGCSEGSVKTHCSRATHTLAESLKAKGIQL, translated from the coding sequence ATGGCAACAGACAAAGAACTATCCGATTTTCTCGAACATGTGGAGCGGCGCGCTTTCAAGCAGGCCGCCTATGCCGTACGCAAGGAAGAATCCGCGCTCGACATCGTGCAGGACGCGATGATCAAGCTGGCCGAAAAATACGGCGACAAACCGGCGGCCGAACTGCCGATGCTGTTCCAGCGCATCCTGCAAACGACCATCCTCGATTACTTCCGCCGCGAAAAGGTGCGCAACACCTGGGTCAGCCTGTTTTCGGGCATGAAACCATCGGGTGACGAGCATGAGGACTTTGATATACTCGACACCTATCAATCGGAGCAGGGATCCAACGCCGCCGAATCGTCGGCCGACCAGGTCGAACGCGCGCAGATCCTTGATTTGATTGATGAAGAGGTACAAAAACTGCCCGCGCGTCAACGCGAAGCCTTCCTCATGCGTTATTGGCAGGATATGGACGTGGCTGAAACGGCGCTGGCGATGGGCTGCTCGGAAGGCAGCGTGAAAACACATTGCTCAAGAGCTACCCACACGCTCGCCGAATCGCTGAAAGCCAAGGGAATACAACTATGA
- the fdx gene encoding ISC system 2Fe-2S type ferredoxin, which produces MPQIVILPHAKLCPDGAVIEAPAGKSICDILLENDIDIEHACEKSCACTTCHVLVREGIESLNEATELEEDMLDKAWGLEAVSRLSCQSIVAEADLVVEIPKYTINQVSEGSH; this is translated from the coding sequence ATGCCACAAATCGTTATCCTGCCGCACGCCAAACTTTGCCCGGACGGCGCCGTGATCGAAGCTCCTGCCGGCAAGTCCATCTGCGACATCCTGCTGGAAAACGATATCGATATCGAGCACGCCTGCGAGAAATCGTGCGCCTGCACCACCTGCCACGTGCTGGTGCGCGAAGGGATCGAGTCGCTGAACGAAGCGACCGAACTGGAAGAGGACATGCTGGACAAGGCCTGGGGCCTGGAAGCCGTGTCGCGCCTGTCGTGCCAGTCCATCGTGGCCGAGGCCGACCTCGTCGTCGAGATCCCGAAATACACCATCAACCAGGTCAGCGAAGGTAGCCACTAA
- the iscX gene encoding Fe-S cluster assembly protein IscX codes for MKWSDITAIAEALYDTHPDVDPLTVRFTDLHNWVVELDGFDDDHTRGGEKVLEAIQMAWIDEAR; via the coding sequence ATGAAATGGTCCGACATCACGGCGATCGCCGAGGCGTTGTACGACACGCATCCGGACGTCGATCCCCTGACCGTGCGCTTCACCGACCTGCATAACTGGGTGGTGGAACTGGACGGCTTTGACGATGACCACACGCGCGGCGGCGAAAAAGTGCTCGAAGCGATACAGATGGCGTGGATCGATGAAGCGCGCTAA
- a CDS encoding rRNA pseudouridine synthase, whose product MTTPIDMPTVRLAKRLAEDLPCSRREAELYIEGGWVTVDGELVEEAGARVADKQEVVLLPNATLDEMPPVTILLHKPAGINGGVGSDGKPALSCLRPEEIFTPDNVAPSSITRFLKRHLIGLTVTNPLETMASGLLVFTQDFRVARKLVDEAKTVEQEFIVEVAGQIAEGGLALLNHGLPFNGKPLPPMKVSWQNETRLRFALKNVQPGQLAHMCRMVGLEVVAIKRLRIGRISMGAMPASQWRYLQGYERF is encoded by the coding sequence ATGACCACACCAATCGATATGCCCACCGTCCGCCTGGCCAAGCGCCTGGCCGAAGACTTGCCCTGTTCGCGCCGCGAGGCCGAACTGTATATCGAGGGCGGCTGGGTCACGGTCGATGGCGAGCTGGTCGAAGAGGCCGGCGCGCGCGTGGCCGACAAGCAGGAAGTGGTGCTGTTGCCGAACGCCACCCTGGACGAAATGCCGCCCGTGACCATCCTGCTGCACAAGCCGGCCGGGATCAATGGCGGCGTCGGCAGCGACGGCAAGCCTGCCCTGAGCTGCCTGCGTCCCGAAGAAATCTTTACGCCCGATAACGTCGCCCCCAGCTCCATTACGCGTTTTCTGAAGCGCCATCTGATCGGCCTGACGGTCACCAATCCGCTGGAAACCATGGCCTCGGGCCTGCTGGTGTTCACCCAGGATTTCCGCGTCGCCCGCAAACTGGTCGACGAAGCGAAAACGGTGGAGCAGGAATTCATCGTCGAAGTAGCGGGCCAGATCGCCGAGGGTGGCCTGGCGCTGCTCAATCACGGCCTGCCGTTCAATGGCAAGCCGCTGCCGCCGATGAAGGTCAGCTGGCAGAATGAAACCAGGCTGCGTTTTGCGCTGAAAAACGTGCAGCCGGGCCAGCTGGCCCATATGTGCCGCATGGTGGGCCTGGAGGTGGTGGCCATCAAGCGCCTGCGTATCGGCCGCATCTCGATGGGCGCCATGCCCGCAAGCCAGTGGCGCTACCTGCAGGGCTACGAACGATTCTAA
- a CDS encoding DUF3619 family protein gives MNTDDLNFAYKVRHALNEKLDDLPASTTDRLAAARKAAMARKKADAPARVAARQNVLAGIATHLFAEPLSWLSRMSVIVPLLLLVAGGAGIYQFEQEQQIAELAELDAAVLSDELPLSAYMDHGFNAYLTKREQ, from the coding sequence ATGAATACCGACGACCTCAATTTCGCCTACAAAGTGCGGCATGCGCTGAACGAAAAGCTCGACGACCTGCCGGCCTCGACCACCGACCGCCTGGCGGCCGCGCGCAAGGCGGCCATGGCGCGCAAGAAGGCCGACGCGCCCGCGCGCGTGGCGGCACGCCAGAACGTGCTCGCCGGCATCGCTACCCACCTGTTTGCCGAGCCGCTGTCGTGGCTGAGCCGCATGAGCGTGATCGTTCCGCTGTTGCTGCTGGTGGCCGGCGGCGCCGGCATCTACCAGTTCGAGCAGGAGCAGCAGATCGCCGAACTGGCCGAACTCGACGCCGCCGTGCTGTCGGACGAACTGCCGCTGTCGGCCTATATGGACCATGGCTTCAATGCCTACCTGACGAAACGCGAGCAATAA
- the ilvC gene encoding ketol-acid reductoisomerase gives MKVFYDKDADLSLIKGKNVAIIGYGSQGHAHAQNLNDSGVNVTVGLRKGGASWNKVEQAGLKVAEVNDAVKAADVIMILLPDENIAQVYNENIAPFAKEGAVLAFAHGFNVHYGQVVPRADLDVIMIAPKAPGHTVRATYTQGGGVPHLIAVYQDKSGVARDIALSYASANGGGRAGIIETNFREETETDLFGEQAVLCGGAVELIKAGFETLTEAGYAPEMAYFECLHELKLIVDLIYEGGIANMNYSISNNAEYGEYVTGPKVVTSATKDAMRQCLKDIQTGEYAKSFILENKAGAPTLISRRRLTSEHQIEEVGAKLRAMMPWIAKNKMVDQSKN, from the coding sequence ATGAAAGTTTTTTACGACAAAGACGCCGACCTGTCCCTGATCAAAGGTAAAAACGTTGCCATCATCGGCTACGGTTCGCAAGGCCATGCCCACGCACAAAACCTGAACGATTCGGGCGTCAACGTCACCGTCGGCCTGCGCAAGGGCGGCGCTTCGTGGAACAAGGTCGAGCAAGCCGGCCTGAAAGTAGCGGAAGTCAATGATGCCGTGAAAGCGGCCGACGTCATCATGATCTTGCTGCCGGACGAAAACATCGCCCAGGTCTACAACGAAAACATCGCCCCGTTCGCCAAGGAAGGCGCGGTACTGGCCTTCGCCCACGGCTTCAACGTGCATTACGGCCAAGTCGTGCCGCGCGCCGACCTGGACGTGATCATGATCGCCCCGAAAGCGCCAGGCCACACCGTGCGCGCCACCTACACCCAGGGTGGCGGCGTGCCGCACCTGATCGCCGTGTACCAGGACAAATCGGGCGTGGCCCGCGATATCGCCCTGTCGTACGCTTCGGCCAACGGCGGCGGCCGTGCCGGCATCATCGAAACGAACTTCCGCGAAGAAACCGAAACCGATCTGTTCGGTGAGCAGGCAGTGCTGTGCGGCGGCGCCGTGGAACTGATCAAGGCCGGTTTCGAAACCCTGACCGAAGCGGGTTACGCTCCGGAAATGGCCTACTTCGAGTGCCTGCACGAACTGAAACTGATCGTCGACCTGATCTATGAAGGCGGCATCGCCAACATGAACTACTCGATCTCGAACAACGCCGAATACGGTGAATACGTGACCGGCCCGAAAGTCGTTACCTCGGCCACCAAGGACGCCATGCGCCAGTGCCTGAAAGACATCCAGACCGGCGAATACGCGAAGAGCTTCATCCTGGAAAACAAGGCCGGCGCACCGACCCTGATCTCGCGCCGCCGTTTGACGTCCGAGCACCAGATCGAAGAAGTCGGCGCCAAGCTGCGCGCCATGATGCCTTGGATCGCGAAAAACAAGATGGTCGACCAGTCGAAGAACTAA
- a CDS encoding group III truncated hemoglobin: protein MKTAPPPHVHILTSRTEICTEEEVARLVHTFYAAAREDAMLGPVFGREVKNWDEHLATLVDFWSGLLRGTMRYHGKPLAQHAQMENLTPCMFRRWLTLFFATTESMGNPALQEKADAIALRIAERLWKSFAESHAAELRHLQENH from the coding sequence ATGAAAACCGCTCCCCCACCCCACGTTCATATCCTCACATCGCGCACGGAAATCTGTACCGAAGAAGAAGTCGCGCGACTCGTCCACACCTTTTATGCGGCCGCCCGCGAAGACGCCATGCTCGGGCCCGTATTCGGCCGTGAAGTCAAGAATTGGGACGAGCACCTGGCGACCCTGGTCGACTTCTGGTCAGGCCTGCTGCGCGGCACCATGCGCTACCACGGCAAGCCGCTGGCGCAGCACGCACAGATGGAAAACCTGACGCCGTGCATGTTCCGCCGCTGGCTGACCCTGTTCTTCGCCACCACCGAAAGCATGGGCAATCCGGCCTTGCAGGAAAAGGCCGACGCCATCGCCCTGCGCATCGCCGAGCGGCTCTGGAAAAGCTTTGCGGAAAGCCATGCCGCAGAACTGCGGCACTTACAAGAAAATCACTAA
- a CDS encoding DUF3106 domain-containing protein → MADATASKVRKSWMAGGVVLGACALAGASWVYANQDAPPAAPAAKAVPALKPAAPAVPVKNAGKSQWASLSRAQQAALQPLAGEWNKLDAPRKQKWLDIANRFASMKPDEQARVHERMRDWIKLTPEQRRTVRENYARAKKIDPGQKSAQWEQYQQLPEEQKKKLAAEAVPKKVPVARPDIRPPAVITVPPVPTVPVPAPAVPVTIPAAPVVTPATPSSLPDYAR, encoded by the coding sequence ATGGCCGACGCCACCGCAAGCAAGGTACGCAAAAGCTGGATGGCCGGCGGCGTCGTGCTGGGCGCCTGCGCGCTGGCGGGCGCCTCCTGGGTGTACGCCAACCAGGATGCACCACCGGCCGCTCCCGCCGCCAAGGCAGTCCCGGCGCTCAAGCCCGCCGCGCCAGCCGTGCCGGTGAAAAATGCCGGCAAATCGCAGTGGGCCAGCCTGTCGCGGGCCCAGCAAGCGGCCCTGCAGCCGCTGGCCGGCGAGTGGAACAAGCTCGATGCGCCGCGCAAGCAGAAGTGGCTCGATATCGCGAACCGTTTTGCCTCGATGAAACCGGACGAGCAGGCGCGCGTGCACGAACGCATGCGCGACTGGATCAAGCTAACGCCCGAACAGCGCCGCACGGTGCGCGAGAACTATGCGCGCGCCAAGAAGATCGATCCGGGCCAGAAGTCGGCGCAGTGGGAGCAATACCAGCAATTGCCGGAAGAACAAAAGAAAAAACTGGCGGCCGAAGCCGTGCCGAAAAAAGTCCCGGTCGCCAGGCCGGACATACGCCCGCCCGCCGTGATCACGGTGCCGCCGGTGCCCACCGTACCTGTGCCCGCCCCTGCCGTCCCGGTCACGATCCCGGCAGCGCCCGTGGTAACGCCTGCCACCCCCAGCTCATTGCCCGACTATGCCAGATAA
- a CDS encoding SAM-dependent methyltransferase: MKRAKGAAQAARGADAPAVSKDVITAASNMPEIKDGQSIALLQELHILTRDGKMNQDSRRKLKQVYHLTQFIEPLLREVQLDHPGVSLVDHGAGKSYLGFILYDLFFKNGNDGSHIYGIETREELVQRSQELASKFKFPGMSFLPLSVAESTESSLLPKQIDIVTALHACNTATDDAIHFALKKKAKFMVLVPCCQAEVASVLKKNKGKTLGKNVLTELWRHPLHTREFGSQITNVLRCLQLEAHGYQVSVTELVGWEHSMKNELIIASYKNLPRQRPTERLQEVLQTLGLEEMGHRFFAEELAKATA; encoded by the coding sequence ATGAAGCGCGCTAAGGGCGCGGCGCAAGCCGCCAGGGGCGCTGACGCCCCCGCCGTGTCGAAGGATGTGATCACGGCCGCCAGCAATATGCCCGAGATCAAGGACGGCCAGTCGATCGCGCTGCTGCAGGAGCTGCATATTCTCACGCGCGACGGCAAGATGAACCAGGACAGCCGCCGCAAGCTCAAGCAGGTGTATCACCTGACGCAGTTCATCGAGCCGCTGCTGCGCGAAGTGCAGCTGGACCACCCTGGCGTCTCGCTGGTCGACCATGGCGCCGGCAAGTCGTATCTCGGCTTTATCCTGTACGACCTGTTCTTCAAGAACGGAAACGACGGCTCGCATATCTACGGCATCGAAACGCGCGAGGAACTGGTGCAGCGTTCGCAGGAACTGGCGAGCAAGTTCAAGTTCCCCGGCATGTCGTTTTTGCCGCTGTCGGTGGCCGAGTCGACCGAGTCGAGCCTGCTGCCGAAGCAGATCGATATCGTCACGGCCCTGCATGCCTGCAATACCGCCACCGATGACGCGATTCACTTCGCCTTGAAGAAGAAGGCGAAATTCATGGTGCTGGTGCCGTGCTGCCAGGCCGAAGTGGCGTCCGTGTTGAAGAAGAACAAGGGCAAGACCCTGGGCAAGAACGTGCTGACGGAGCTGTGGCGCCACCCGCTGCACACGCGCGAATTCGGCAGCCAGATCACTAACGTGCTGCGCTGTTTGCAGCTCGAAGCGCACGGCTACCAGGTCAGCGTGACGGAGCTGGTGGGCTGGGAGCATTCGATGAAAAACGAGCTGATCATCGCCAGCTACAAAAACCTGCCGCGCCAGCGTCCGACCGAACGGCTGCAGGAAGTGCTGCAGACGCTGGGCCTGGAAGAGATGGGGCATCGTTTCTTTGCCGAGGAATTGGCCAAGGCGACGGCGTAA
- the ilvN gene encoding acetolactate synthase small subunit: MRHIISVLLENEAGALSRVVGLFSARGYNIETLTVAPTEDATLSRMTIVTSGSDDIIEQITKHLNRLIEVVKVVDLTEGQHIERELMLIKVRAVGKEREEMKRTADIFRGRIIDVTEKTYTIELTGNKVKLDAFIDSIDRASILETVRTGGSGIGRGERILKV, from the coding sequence ATGCGCCATATTATTTCTGTCTTGCTGGAAAACGAAGCCGGTGCCCTGTCGCGCGTGGTGGGCCTGTTCTCTGCCCGCGGCTATAACATCGAAACCCTGACCGTGGCGCCGACCGAAGATGCAACCCTGTCGCGCATGACCATCGTCACCAGCGGTTCGGACGACATCATCGAGCAGATCACCAAGCACCTGAACCGTCTCATTGAAGTGGTGAAGGTGGTGGACCTGACCGAAGGCCAGCATATCGAACGCGAGTTGATGCTGATCAAGGTGCGCGCCGTGGGCAAGGAACGCGAAGAAATGAAGCGCACCGCCGATATCTTCCGCGGCCGCATCATCGACGTGACCGAAAAGACCTACACGATCGAGCTGACGGGCAACAAGGTCAAGCTCGACGCGTTCATCGATTCGATCGACCGCGCCTCGATCCTGGAAACCGTCCGCACGGGCGGTTCGGGCATCGGCCGCGGCGAACGCATCCTCAAAGTATAA
- a CDS encoding RDD family protein codes for MPDNTVASTTVPTIKRRLISIVYESLLALAVLFLPFLIFELAVQGAHTPLTEHMRQCLAFLVMGAYFIHQWSREGQTLAMKTWRLKVVLPGQAHVPLRLAACRYVLAWMWLLPGILVSYVLDLQHWQALSAIGIGMLAWSSTALFTGNGQFLHDKLLGTQIVQLPAPAKKSKKVAA; via the coding sequence ATGCCAGATAACACCGTTGCATCGACCACCGTGCCCACCATCAAGCGGCGCCTGATTTCCATCGTGTATGAGTCCTTGCTGGCGCTGGCCGTGCTGTTCCTGCCCTTTTTGATCTTTGAACTGGCCGTGCAGGGTGCGCATACGCCGCTCACCGAACACATGCGCCAATGCCTGGCCTTCTTGGTGATGGGCGCCTATTTCATTCACCAATGGAGCCGCGAGGGGCAAACCCTGGCCATGAAGACCTGGCGCCTGAAGGTGGTGCTGCCCGGCCAGGCCCACGTGCCGCTGCGCCTGGCCGCATGCCGCTATGTGCTGGCGTGGATGTGGCTGCTGCCCGGCATCCTGGTGTCGTATGTGCTGGACTTGCAGCACTGGCAGGCCCTGTCGGCGATCGGCATCGGCATGCTGGCCTGGTCAAGCACGGCGCTATTTACCGGCAACGGCCAGTTTCTGCACGACAAGCTGCTGGGCACGCAGATCGTGCAGCTGCCTGCGCCCGCCAAGAAGAGCAAAAAGGTTGCCGCCTGA
- a CDS encoding acetolactate synthase 3 catalytic subunit: MNTEARGSASGPAIGPITGAEIVVRCLAEEGVEHVFGYPGGAVLYIYDAIFQQNKFQHILVRHEQAAVHAADAYSRSSNKVGVAIVTSGPGVTNAVTGLSTAYMDSIPMVVISGQVPSHAIGQDAFQECDTVGITRPVVKHNFLVKDVKDLAATIKKAFFIARTGRPGPVLVDIPKDISMHKCNFDYPKEVEMRSYRPVDKGHSGQIRKAVQLLLQAERPMIYTGGGVILAHAAPELNKLVDRLGFPCTNTLMGLGGYRASSEQFVGMPGMHGTYEANMAMQNCDVLIAIGARFDDRVIGNPKHFASHPRKIIHVDIDPSSISKRVKVDIPIVGNVKDVLIEFLAQLDAAEAKPNVNALSNWWKQIAEWRGRDCLKYPSSDLVIKPQSVVEKVFQITKGDAFITSDVGQHQMWAAQYYRFDKPRRWINSGGLGTMGVGLPYAMGVQMANPDATVACITGEGSIQMCIQELATCKQYHLTPKIIMLNNRFLGMVRQWQEIDYGSRYSESYMDSLPDFEKLAEAYGHVGMKIEKPGDVDGALKEAFGMKDRLVFMNFITDQSENVWPMVKAGKGLSEMMLGSEDL, translated from the coding sequence ATGAATACCGAAGCAAGAGGATCTGCCTCGGGACCGGCCATCGGTCCCATTACCGGCGCGGAAATCGTCGTGCGCTGTCTGGCTGAAGAAGGCGTCGAGCACGTCTTTGGTTACCCGGGCGGAGCCGTACTGTATATCTACGACGCCATCTTCCAGCAAAACAAATTCCAGCATATCCTGGTACGCCATGAGCAGGCCGCCGTGCACGCCGCCGACGCCTATTCGCGCAGCTCCAACAAAGTCGGTGTGGCCATTGTCACGTCCGGCCCAGGAGTCACCAATGCCGTGACCGGTCTGTCGACCGCTTACATGGACTCCATCCCGATGGTCGTCATTTCCGGCCAGGTGCCGAGCCATGCGATCGGCCAGGATGCCTTCCAGGAATGCGACACCGTGGGCATCACCCGCCCCGTCGTCAAGCACAACTTCCTCGTCAAGGACGTGAAAGACCTGGCTGCGACGATCAAGAAAGCGTTCTTTATTGCCCGCACCGGCCGTCCCGGTCCCGTGCTGGTCGATATCCCCAAGGATATCAGCATGCACAAGTGCAATTTCGACTATCCGAAGGAAGTCGAGATGCGCTCCTACCGTCCGGTTGACAAGGGCCATTCGGGCCAGATCCGCAAGGCCGTGCAGCTGCTGCTGCAAGCCGAACGTCCGATGATCTACACGGGCGGCGGCGTGATCCTGGCGCATGCGGCCCCCGAGCTGAACAAGCTGGTCGACCGCCTTGGTTTCCCGTGCACCAACACCTTGATGGGTTTGGGCGGCTACCGCGCCTCGAGCGAACAGTTTGTCGGCATGCCCGGCATGCACGGCACCTACGAAGCGAACATGGCGATGCAGAACTGCGACGTGCTGATCGCCATCGGCGCCCGTTTCGATGACCGCGTGATCGGCAACCCGAAACACTTCGCCTCGCATCCGCGCAAGATCATTCACGTCGACATCGATCCATCGTCGATCTCGAAGCGCGTGAAAGTCGATATTCCCATCGTCGGCAACGTCAAGGATGTGCTGATCGAGTTCCTGGCGCAACTGGACGCGGCCGAAGCGAAACCAAACGTCAATGCATTGAGCAACTGGTGGAAGCAGATCGCCGAATGGCGTGGCCGCGACTGCCTGAAGTATCCGAGCTCGGACCTGGTCATCAAGCCGCAATCGGTGGTGGAAAAAGTATTCCAGATCACCAAGGGCGATGCCTTCATCACGTCCGACGTGGGCCAGCACCAGATGTGGGCCGCGCAATACTACCGCTTCGACAAGCCGCGCCGCTGGATCAATTCCGGTGGCCTGGGCACCATGGGGGTCGGCTTGCCGTACGCCATGGGCGTGCAGATGGCCAATCCGGACGCGACGGTTGCCTGCATCACCGGCGAAGGTTCGATCCAGATGTGCATCCAGGAGCTCGCCACGTGCAAGCAGTATCACCTGACGCCGAAAATCATCATGCTCAACAACCGTTTCCTCGGCATGGTGCGCCAGTGGCAGGAAATCGATTACGGCTCGCGCTATTCCGAGTCCTACATGGATTCGCTGCCCGACTTTGAAAAGCTGGCCGAGGCCTATGGCCACGTCGGTATGAAAATTGAAAAACCGGGCGACGTCGACGGCGCCCTGAAAGAGGCGTTCGGCATGAAAGACAGGCTGGTATTCATGAACTTTATTACCGACCAGTCCGAAAACGTGTGGCCGATGGTGAAAGCCGGCAAAGGCTTGTCCGAAATGATGCTCGGCTCGGAGGACCTGTAA
- the hscA gene encoding Fe-S protein assembly chaperone HscA — protein sequence MALLQISEPGMSTAPHQHRLAVGIDLGTTNSLVATVRNSIPEVLNDEDGHALLPSVVRYLPNGHANIGYKAMAAQTTDPKNTIVSVKRFMGRGLADIAYAENLPYDFQDTPGMVQLKTVAGVKSPVEISAQILATLRQRAEDSLGDDLVGAVITVPAYFDDAQRQATKDAAQLAGINVLRLLSEPTAAAIAYGLDSASEGVYAVYDLGGGTFDISILKLSKGVFEVLSTGGDSALGGDDFDRRLFCWISEQAKLAPLSDEDTAILMVKAREVKELLSTKAETSIDAVLNSGEEVHLRITAADFTAMTQHLVAKTMNAIKKALRDANVDADDVDGVVMVGGATRMPHVQRAVSEFFHTIPHANIDPDKVVALGAAIQANLLAGNRAAGDDWLLLDVIPLSLGIETMGGLVEKIIPRNSTIPCARAQEFTTFKDGQTALAVHVLQGERELVSDCRSLARFELRGIPPMVAGAARIRITYQVDADGLLSVSARELRSGVEASISVKPAYGLADDEIARMLQDSYTSADVDMVARALREEQVEAERIVLATQSALDEDGGLLDEAERVTVDGLIAQVRTAIADSQAGTVDHQTLKRVIEALADGTEDFAARRMDRSVRTALTGKSLDQVA from the coding sequence ATGGCACTTCTGCAAATTTCCGAACCAGGCATGTCGACCGCGCCGCACCAGCACCGGCTGGCCGTCGGCATCGACCTGGGCACCACCAATTCCCTGGTCGCCACCGTGCGCAACAGCATTCCTGAAGTGCTGAACGACGAAGACGGTCACGCGCTGCTGCCGTCCGTGGTGCGCTACCTGCCGAACGGCCACGCCAATATCGGCTACAAGGCCATGGCCGCGCAGACCACCGATCCGAAGAACACCATCGTCTCCGTCAAGCGCTTCATGGGCCGCGGCCTGGCTGACATCGCCTATGCGGAAAACCTGCCCTACGATTTCCAGGACACGCCTGGCATGGTGCAGCTGAAAACCGTGGCCGGCGTGAAAAGCCCGGTCGAGATCTCGGCGCAGATCCTGGCCACCCTGCGCCAGCGCGCGGAAGATTCGCTCGGCGACGACCTGGTCGGCGCCGTGATCACCGTCCCGGCCTACTTCGACGACGCCCAGCGCCAGGCTACCAAGGATGCGGCCCAGCTGGCCGGCATCAATGTGCTGCGCCTGCTGAGCGAGCCAACCGCCGCCGCCATCGCGTATGGCCTCGACAGCGCCTCCGAAGGCGTATACGCCGTGTATGACCTCGGTGGCGGCACCTTCGACATCTCGATCCTGAAACTCTCCAAGGGCGTGTTCGAAGTGCTGTCCACCGGCGGCGATTCGGCCCTCGGCGGCGACGACTTCGACCGCCGCCTGTTCTGCTGGATCAGCGAGCAGGCCAAGCTGGCGCCGCTGTCGGACGAAGACACGGCGATCCTGATGGTCAAGGCGCGCGAGGTCAAGGAACTGCTGTCGACCAAGGCCGAAACGAGCATCGATGCGGTGCTGAACTCGGGCGAGGAAGTCCACCTGCGCATCACGGCCGCCGACTTTACCGCCATGACGCAGCATCTGGTGGCCAAGACCATGAACGCCATCAAGAAGGCCTTGCGCGACGCGAACGTGGATGCCGACGACGTCGACGGCGTGGTGATGGTCGGTGGCGCCACGCGCATGCCGCATGTGCAGCGCGCCGTCAGTGAATTCTTCCATACGATTCCGCACGCCAATATCGACCCGGACAAAGTGGTGGCGCTGGGCGCCGCCATCCAGGCCAATCTGCTGGCCGGCAACCGCGCCGCCGGCGACGACTGGCTGCTGCTGGACGTGATCCCGCTGTCGCTGGGCATCGAGACCATGGGCGGCCTGGTGGAAAAAATCATCCCGCGCAATTCGACGATTCCGTGCGCTCGGGCCCAGGAATTCACGACATTTAAAGATGGCCAGACGGCGCTGGCGGTGCACGTGCTGCAGGGCGAGCGCGAACTGGTCAGCGACTGCCGTTCGCTGGCGCGGTTCGAGCTGCGCGGCATTCCGCCCATGGTGGCGGGCGCCGCGCGCATCCGCATCACCTACCAGGTCGACGCGGACGGCTTGCTGTCGGTGTCGGCGCGCGAACTGCGCTCCGGCGTGGAAGCATCGATCAGCGTCAAGCCGGCGTATGGCCTGGCCGACGACGAGATCGCGCGCATGCTGCAGGATTCCTACACCTCGGCCGACGTCGACATGGTGGCGCGCGCGCTGCGCGAAGAGCAGGTGGAAGCCGAACGCATCGTGCTGGCCACGCAATCGGCCCTGGACGAAGACGGAGGCCTGCTGGACGAGGCCGAACGCGTCACGGTCGATGGCCTGATCGCGCAGGTGCGCACGGCGATTGCGGACTCGCAGGCGGGCACGGTCGACCACCAGACCCTGAAGCGCGTGATCGAGGCATTGGCTGACGGAACCGAAGACTTCGCCGCGCGCCGCATGGACCGCAGCGTGCGCACGGCGCTTACGGGCAAATCGCTCGACCAGGTCGCGTAA